The Deltaproteobacteria bacterium DNA segment GGGAGGGAGACAAGGCGGACGGGTTCTTCGTGGTCGCGTCCGGGAAGGTGAAGGTGTTCAAGCTCTCCGGGGAGGGGAAGGAGCAGGTTCTCCACGTCCTCGATCCGGGACAGACGTTCGCCGAGGCCGTGATCTTCGAGGGAGGGATCTACCCCGCGAGCGCGGAGGCGCTCGCCGACTCCCTGCTGCTCCTCCTGCCGAAACGACCGTTCATCGATCTCCTCGAGCGGCATCCCAAGGTGTCGATCCGGATGCTCGGATCCCTCTCCCGCTGGCTCAAGAGGATGACCGACCTCGTGGAGAGCCTTTCGTTGAAGGACGTGGAGGCCCGCCTGGTC contains these protein-coding regions:
- a CDS encoding Crp/Fnr family transcriptional regulator translates to MTLPAADVLRKTPLFAALPDEDLRRVAALAVPRRFGKKETVFREGDKADGFFVVASGKVKVFKLSGEGKEQVLHVLDPGQTFAEAVIFEGGIYPASAEALADSLLLLLPKRPFIDLLERHPKVSIRMLGSLSRWLKRMTDLVESLSLKDVEARLV